From a single Drosophila sulfurigaster albostrigata strain 15112-1811.04 chromosome 3, ASM2355843v2, whole genome shotgun sequence genomic region:
- the LOC133841438 gene encoding mitochondrial inner membrane protein OXA1L: MLAKRMQLWRASQAMLAINGTANRTSTQMFPTVSSRDMHMASSWSRLAAPPASTLLPLYGSMAASPVTMRFASSSSSSSTDAMPVVSTKELVDLPAIPEAPVAPVVEPQTLMETITVAGEPPFASIGLGGYSPVGIVQNCMEFLHCTWDIPWWGTIAIGTLVVRTIIFPLVILAQRNSAKMSNNMPQMQVLQLKMTEARQSGNAIESARYAQEMMLFMREKGVNPLKNMIVPLAQAPLFISFFMGLRQMANAPVESMRDGGLFWFTDLTLADPLYLLPVITSATLYLTIELGTDSARLSAANMNTMKYVLRALPLVIFPFTMNFPAAILTYWACSNFISLGQVALLRIPSVRDYFKIDKMITHAPGSLPTKQKKGFVGGMKESWDNMKITKEIEERQRLDEIRFAKAGKGPLVKTYKYDPTQQQRTSTSSVKQPSSKQQQ, from the exons atgctgGCGAAACGAATGCAGCTGTGGCGCGCCTCCCAAGCGATGCTGGCGATCAATGGCACGGCCAACAGGACAAGCACACAG ATGTTTCCCACTGTCAGCAGTCGGGATATGCATATGGCAAGTAGCTGGAGTCGCTTAGCAGCGCCACCTGCGTCTACATTGCTGCCACTCTATGGATCCATGGCGGCATCTCCAGTTACAATGCGCTTCGCCagctccagttccagttccagcaCAGATGCCATGCCTGTAGTCTCAACCAAGGAGCTTGTTGATCTGCCCGCCATTCCTGAAGCCCCAGTGGCACCAGTCGTCGAGCCACAAACGCTGATGGAGACAATAACGGTGGCTGGTGAACCACCTTTCGCTTCAATCGGCTTGGGCGGCTATTCGCCGGTGGGTATTGTGCAGAACTGCATGGAGTTTCTGCACTGCACATGGGATATACCCTGGTGGGGCACCATTGCCATTGGTACACTTGTGGTGCGCACCATCATCTTCCCTCTGGTGATTCTCGCGCAACGCAACTCCGCGAAGATGAGCAACAACATGCCACAGATGCAGGTGCTGCAGCTGAAGATGACCGAGGCCCGTCAGTCGGGAAACGCCATCGAATCCGCACGCTACGCACAGGAAATGATGCTGTTTATGCGCGAGAAAGGCGTTAATCCTCTCAAGAATATGATCGTACCACTGGCACAAGCACCGCTCTTCATCTCCTTCTTCATGGGACTGCGTCAGATGGCCAACGCGCCCGTGGAGTCGATGCGTGATGGCGGATTATTCTGGTTCACGGATCTAACGCTGGCGGATCCCTTGTATCTGCTTCCCGTCATCACCAGCGCCACGTTGTATCTAACCATTGAACTGGGCACGGATAGTGCGCGTCTGTCGGCTGCCAATATGAACACCATGAAGTATGTGCTGCGTGCTCTGCCCTTGGTCATCTTTCCCTTCACCATGAATTTCCCCGCCGCCATTCTCACGTATTGGGCCTGCagtaatttcatttcactgGGTCAAGTGGCTTTGCTGCGTATTCCCTCTGTGCGGGATTACTTCAAGATCGACAAGATGATTACGCATGCACCTGGCTCCTTGCCCACCAAGCAGAAGAAGGGTTTCGTCGGCGGCATGAAGGAAT CCTGGGACAACATGAAGATCACCAAGGAGATCGAGGAGCGACAGCGCCTGGATGAGATACGCTTCGCCAAGGCGGGCAAGGGACCGCTAGTCAAGACGTACAAATACGATCCTACACAACAGCAGCGGACAAGCACCAGCAGTGTAAAGCAACCATCctccaagcagcagcaatag
- the LOC133841440 gene encoding MIP18 family protein galla-2, whose amino-acid sequence MPAEIENINPSVYGKIKERETTANEEDEAVVDPFDTREIFDLIRNINDPEHPLTLEELHVVQEQLITISDKKNNVHVNFTPTIPHCSMATLIGLSIRVKLLRSLPPRFKVTVEITPGTHASEFAVNKQLADKERVAAALENKHLAEVINQCISARS is encoded by the exons atgCCTgcagaaattgaaaacatcAATCCGAGTGTCTATGGCAAGATTAAGGAACGTGAAACAACGGCCAACGAGGAGGACGAAGCTGTTGTGGATCCATTTGATACACGTGAAATTTTTG ATCTGATACGTAACATCAATGACCCAGAGCATCCATTAACGCTTGAGGAGCTGCACGTGGTGCAGGAGCAGCTCATAACAATCAGTGACAAGAAGAACAATGTCCACGTGAATTTTACACCCACAATTCCGCATTGTTCCATGGCCACCTTGATTGGACTCTCAATACGCGTGAAACTGTTGCGTTCGTTGCCGCCACGCTTCAAGGTCACCGTGGAGATAACACCTGGCACACATGCCTCCGAGTTTGCCGTGAATAAGCAGCTGGCGGACAAGGAACGCGTTGCTGCCGCTTTGGAGAACAAACATCTGGCCGAAGTCATCAATCAATGCATCTCGGCGAGAAGTTGA
- the LOC133841439 gene encoding uncharacterized protein LOC133841439 isoform X2 yields MRKFLIFVALCVICQAAPLSREKRNEEHGHGGPPAIKPVLEKARESLQHHAGLPIAEEHGHGGPAPIKPHSVLAREGLQHNSEHGKQIAGALIAHEALSNHKKSKRDIPVPTEIKTTAAPKEDAPKEPVAPIEAVTLPEKVPSASPAADVGSTTPHGPLRHRPVPVAELFNKAKPGSSEEESKESAESKESKETKA; encoded by the exons ATGAGAAAATTC cTGATCTTTGTGGCCTTGTGCGTCATTTGCCAAGCCGCTCC CTTGTCTCGCGAGAAACGCAATGAGGAGCATGGTCATGGTGGTCCCCCTGCCATTAAACCCGTTTTGGAGAAGGCCCGCGAGTCACTCCAACACCATGCTGGTCTACCCATTGCGGAGGAACATGGTCATGGTGGTCCGGCTCCAATTAAACCCCATTCGGTGCTGGCTCGCGAGGGATTGCAGCACAATTCGGAGCATGGCAAGCAAATTGCCGGTGCTCTGATCGCCCACGAAGCTTTATCTAACCACAAGAAATCCAAACGTGACATTCCCGTGCCGACTGAAATCAAGACCACCGCTGCTCCCAAGGAGGATGCGCCCAAAGAGCCCGTTGCACCCATCGAGGCTGTGACACTCCCCGAGAAGGTTCCCTCAGCCAGCCCAGCTGCAGATGTGGGCAGCACAACCCCTCACGGTCCATTGCGTCATCGTCCAGTGCCAGTTGCTGAGCTGTTCAACAAGGCCAAGCCTGGCAGCTCCGAGGAGGAGAGCAAGGAGAGCGCGGAGAGCAAAGAGAGCAAGGAGACCAAGGCATAA
- the LOC133841439 gene encoding uncharacterized protein LOC133841439 isoform X1: MRKFLIFVALCVICQAAPSNIKGETLKLHLSREKRNEEHGHGGPPAIKPVLEKARESLQHHAGLPIAEEHGHGGPAPIKPHSVLAREGLQHNSEHGKQIAGALIAHEALSNHKKSKRDIPVPTEIKTTAAPKEDAPKEPVAPIEAVTLPEKVPSASPAADVGSTTPHGPLRHRPVPVAELFNKAKPGSSEEESKESAESKESKETKA; encoded by the exons ATGAGAAAATTC cTGATCTTTGTGGCCTTGTGCGTCATTTGCCAAGCCGCTCCCTCAAACATCAAAGGAGAAACTTTGAAATTGCACTTGTCTCGCGAGAAACGCAATGAGGAGCATGGTCATGGTGGTCCCCCTGCCATTAAACCCGTTTTGGAGAAGGCCCGCGAGTCACTCCAACACCATGCTGGTCTACCCATTGCGGAGGAACATGGTCATGGTGGTCCGGCTCCAATTAAACCCCATTCGGTGCTGGCTCGCGAGGGATTGCAGCACAATTCGGAGCATGGCAAGCAAATTGCCGGTGCTCTGATCGCCCACGAAGCTTTATCTAACCACAAGAAATCCAAACGTGACATTCCCGTGCCGACTGAAATCAAGACCACCGCTGCTCCCAAGGAGGATGCGCCCAAAGAGCCCGTTGCACCCATCGAGGCTGTGACACTCCCCGAGAAGGTTCCCTCAGCCAGCCCAGCTGCAGATGTGGGCAGCACAACCCCTCACGGTCCATTGCGTCATCGTCCAGTGCCAGTTGCTGAGCTGTTCAACAAGGCCAAGCCTGGCAGCTCCGAGGAGGAGAGCAAGGAGAGCGCGGAGAGCAAAGAGAGCAAGGAGACCAAGGCATAA
- the LOC133841047 gene encoding biogenesis of lysosome-related organelles complex 1 subunit 4, protein MVEQSAKDYARIIQTADLDREVNPLCNNIEDMLARLDEFETVLASVRAESNSIMANHVSSILNFSDNFGELRNRIDKLERFVAKVNENLNEVESSVDVAERELNVTEYSLKGLLLKPLKAKLSAADTLGAQPSSNLIDGEFQAVPIYKSDEYFGTADASVSTSSS, encoded by the exons ATGGTTGAACAGAGTGCCAAAGATTATGCGAGAATCATACAAACTGCCGATTTGGATAGAGAA GTTAACCCACTGTGCAACAACATCGAAGACATGCTCGCCCGACTAGACGAGTTCGAAACTGTTTTGGCTTCG GTGCGAGCGGAATCCAACAGCATTATGGCCAATCATGTGAGTAGCATTCTTAACTTCAGCGATAACTTTGGCGAGCTGCGCAATCGCATCGACAAATTGGAACGATTTGTGGCCAAAGTTAACGAGAATCTCAACGAAGTCGAGAGCtcagttgatgttgctgagcGGGAGCTCAATGTCACCGAATACAGTCTAAAGGGTCTGCTGCTCAAACCACTAAAAGCCAAATTATCCGCTGCAGATACGCTGGGAGCACAGCCATCCAGTAATCTGATTGATGGCGAATTTCAAGCGGTTCCCATCTATAAGTCTGACGAATACTTTGGCACAGCCGATGCCAGCGTCAGCACATCATCTTCATAA
- the LOC133841046 gene encoding ATP-dependent RNA helicase DDX42: protein MSNYRGIGGGGFPYKKQPSGGNNMSAVPPPPALSSNRGGGFGFSIGRGRGRGFQAATTATGPTAASSGSTSKHGYSTLESISQYTNSTNFVGKRKQHMDDDYFDDDDEPATQQQQPEQAYIPAPGSPGASPGGNNNKADSDSDEDPLEQFMAGINKQVEKEKVRAAASASDTQLKASSAAALEKKGVRGDIDDEDDEESYYRYMEENPNAGLRDEGSDQEIDYDEDGNPIAPPKKKDIDPLPPIYHSEIEYEPFERNFYTPHEDIAQLDEEQVRELRRTLGVKVSGAAPPHPVSSFGHFGFDEPLLKSVRKAEYTQPTPIQAQAVPAALSGRDIIGIAKTGSGKTAAFIWPLLTHLMDQRELRTGDGPIGLILAPTRELSLQIYNEAKKFGKVYNINVVCCYGGGSKWEQSKALEQGCEIVVATPGRMIDMVKMKATNLRRVTFLVLDEADRMFHMGFEPQVRSICNHVRPDRQTLLFSATFKKRIERLARDILTDPVRIVQGDLNEANQDITQHVYVFPNPLQKWNWLLCHLVKFLSEGAVLVFVTKKADAETVANNLLVKEYNCLLLHGDMDQADRNKVIMQFKRKECDILVATDVAARGLDIPHIRNVVNYDIARDIDTHTHRIGRTGRAGEKGNAYTLVTDKDKEFAGHLVRNLEGADQEVPDDLMELAMKSSWFRSSRFKQSKARKPANNFMGLGYRERPGSGGSGSGSGGSGGSIGKSKGPAPEPSSKSLSGAGPATDRYSAMRQAFRSQYNSQFRASSDRTWEQTVPETGVFAAPPPPPPPAAAPAATGTGASSQDPKRAKKSRWN, encoded by the coding sequence ATGAGCAATTACCGAGGTATCGGGGGCGGCGGCTTTCCATACAAAAAGCAACCGAGCGGTGGCAACAACATGAGCGCTGTGCCGCCGCCGCCGGCTTTAAGCAGCAATCGAGGCGGAGGATTTGGCTTCAGCATCGGCCGTGGACGAGGCCGGGGCTTCCAGGCtgctacaacagcaactggcccaacagcagccagcagcggcagcaccTCGAAGCATGGCTATTCCACGCTGGAGTCCATCAGTCAATACACAAACTCCACGAATTTTGTGGGCAAACGCAAGCAACACATGGACGACGATTActtcgacgacgacgatgagccAGCcacgcagcaacagcagccggaGCAGGCTTATATACCAGCACCCGGCTCACCAGGTGCCTCGCCAggtggcaacaataacaaagcgGACTCCGATTCAGATGAGGATCCGTTGGAACAGTTTATGGCCGGCATCAATAAGCAAGTGGAAAAAGAGAAGGTGCGGGCGGCCGCCAGTGCGTCAGACACACAGCTGAAGGCGTCGTCGGCAGCGGCGCTGGAGAAGAAGGGCGTGCGTGGCGACATCGATGACGAGGACGATGAGGAGAGCTACTATCGCTACATGGAGGAGAACCCAAATGCGGGACTGCGCGACGAGGGATCCGATCAGGAGATCGACTACGATGAGGATGGCAATCCGATAGCACCGCCCAAGAAAAAGGATATCGATCCGTTGCCTCCCATTTATCACTCCGAGATCGAGTACGAACCCTTCGAGCGCAACTTCTATACGCCGCACGAGGACATTGCCCAGCTGGACGAGGAGCAGGTACGCGAACTCCGTCGCACGCTGGGCGTCAAAGTGAGCGGCGCTGCGCCTCCGCATCCGGTCAGCTCCTTTGGCCACTTTGGTTTCGATGAGCCGCTGCTGAAGTCAGTGCGCAAGGCGGAATACACGCAGCCCACACCCATTCAGGCGCAAGCGGTGCCAGCGGCGCTGTCGGGACGCGACATCATTGGCATTGCCAAAACGGGATCGGGCAAGACGGCTGCATTCATTTGGCCACTGCTGACGCATCTAATGGATCAGCGGGAACTGCGTACGGGTGATGGACCCATTGGTTTGATCCTAGCGCCAACGCGGGAACTCTCGCTGCAGATCTACAACGAGGCCAAGAAGTTCGGCAAGGTGTACAACATCAATGTGGTCTGCTGCTATGGCGGTGGGTCCAAATGGGAGCAGAGCAAGGCACTGGAGCAGGGCTGTGAGATTGTCGTTGCGACGCCGGGACGCATGATCGATATGGTCAAGATGAAGGCCACCAATTTGCGGCGAGTCACATTTCTGGTGCTCGACGAAGCCGATCGCATGTTTCACATGGGCTTCGAACCTCAAGTGCGCTCCATTTGCAATCATGTGCGTCCCGATCGCCAGACGCTGCTCTTCTCCGCCACGTTTAAGAAACGCATCGAACGTCTCGCTAGGGATATATTGACCGATCCGGTGCGCATCGTGCAGGGCGATTTGAATGAGGCGAATCAGGATATTACAcagcatgtgtatgtgtttccCAATCCGCTGCAGAAATGGAACTGGCTGCTCTGCCATCTCGTCAAGTTCCTCTCCGAGGGTGCGGTTCTTGTGTTTGTCACGAAGAAAGCTGATGCTGAGACGGTGGCCAACAATCTGCTCGTCAAGGAGTACAATTGTCTGCTGTTGCATGGCGACATGGATCAAGCGGATCGTAACAAGGTCATTATGCAGTTCAAGCGCAAGGAATGCGACATCCTGGTGGCCACAGATGTGGCAGCTCGTGGTCTGGACATTCCGCACATACGCAACGTGGTCAACTATGATATTGCACGGGACATTGATACGCACACGCATCGCATTGGACGCACGGGACGCGCTGGGGAGAAGGGCAATGCGTATACGCTGGTGACGGACAAGGATAAGGAATTTGCGGGACATTTGGTGCGCAATCTGGAGGGTGCCGATCAGGAGGTGCCCGACGATCTCATGGAGCTGGCCATGAAGAGCTCCTGGTTTCGCAGCTCCCGCTTCAAGCAGAGCAAGGCACGCAAGCCGGCAAATAATTTCATGGGATTGGGCTACCGTGAGCGGCCTGGAAGCGgaggaagtggaagtggcagCGGAGGCTCTGGCGGATCTATTGGCAAGAGCAAGGGACCAGCGCCGGAGCCAAGCAGCAAATCGCTGTCGGGCGCCGGACCCGCAACCGATCGCTATTCAGCGATGCGTCAAGCTTTCCGGTCGCAGTACAATTCACAGTTTCGTGCCTCCAGCGATCGCACCTGGGAGCAAACGGTGCCAGAGACGGGTGTCTTTGCAGCGCCACctccgccaccaccaccagcagcagcgccCGCAGCAACAGGAACGGGAGCTTCAAGTCAGGACCCGAAGCGTGCCAAGAAAAGTCGCTGGAACTGA